From Lawsonia intracellularis PHE/MN1-00, the proteins below share one genomic window:
- the trmD gene encoding tRNA (guanosine(37)-N1)-methyltransferase TrmD: MHINIVTLFPDWFTSPLNTALLGKAKTSRLIQTHLINPRDWTLDRHKKVDDRPYGGGPGMIMMLDPIVRSLNYISEQSQGHGRIIMLSASGKPFTQKFAHELAKEKTLTIICGRYEGIDYRLSELFPIESIRVGEAVINGGEAAAMMLIEATSRLLPGFIGKETSYTEESFSNNLLEYPQYTRPELYESISVPKVLLEGNHQKIKQWQRKQSLKVTFNTCPEMLNKANLSTSDMEFFCNNIKELARLNLGRNLHCVLLHYPVMLGDQTIGATSLTNLDVHDIARCAKTYGLGSVTIVTPLQDQQNILEKIITHWTVGAGGKSNPDRAEAFKLVNIASDLQSSLDTIENYTGQSPLLIGTTACKYGVLLPCDVKEMLLQQPIALLFGTGHGLTPDTLNSCFGVLRPLRWIDNYNHLPVRSAVAITLDRILGDFY; this comes from the coding sequence ATGCATATTAATATTGTCACGCTATTTCCAGACTGGTTCACTTCTCCTTTAAATACAGCGTTATTAGGAAAAGCAAAAACATCTCGTCTTATCCAAACACATCTTATCAATCCACGTGACTGGACGCTTGATCGACACAAAAAAGTAGATGATCGTCCTTATGGGGGTGGCCCAGGAATGATAATGATGTTAGATCCTATTGTTCGTTCATTAAACTATATTTCAGAACAATCTCAAGGACATGGACGAATTATTATGTTATCTGCATCAGGAAAACCATTTACACAAAAATTTGCTCATGAACTTGCAAAAGAAAAAACCTTAACTATTATATGTGGACGTTATGAAGGTATTGATTATCGTTTATCAGAGCTTTTTCCTATAGAATCTATTAGGGTTGGAGAAGCTGTTATTAATGGTGGGGAAGCTGCGGCTATGATGCTTATAGAAGCAACATCTAGGCTACTTCCTGGATTTATAGGAAAAGAAACATCTTATACAGAAGAAAGTTTTTCAAATAATCTATTAGAGTATCCTCAATATACCCGTCCAGAATTATATGAAAGTATATCTGTTCCTAAAGTTTTACTTGAAGGAAATCATCAAAAAATAAAACAGTGGCAACGAAAACAATCTCTCAAAGTAACATTTAATACCTGTCCTGAGATGTTAAATAAAGCTAATCTCTCTACTTCAGATATGGAGTTTTTTTGTAATAATATAAAAGAACTGGCTAGATTAAATTTAGGACGAAACCTTCATTGTGTATTGTTGCACTATCCTGTTATGTTAGGAGATCAAACAATTGGTGCGACATCTTTGACAAACCTAGATGTTCATGATATAGCTCGTTGTGCTAAAACCTATGGATTAGGTAGTGTTACTATAGTGACGCCGCTTCAAGATCAACAAAATATTTTAGAAAAAATTATTACACATTGGACAGTAGGAGCAGGAGGAAAATCAAATCCTGATAGAGCAGAAGCTTTTAAGCTTGTGAATATAGCATCAGACTTACAATCATCCCTAGATACTATTGAAAATTATACAGGACAATCCCCATTACTTATTGGAACAACTGCCTGTAAATATGGTGTGTTACTACCTTGTGATGTAAAAGAAATGCTATTACAACAACCAATTGCTCTTCTTTTTGGTACTGGTCACGGTCTTACACCAGATACTTTAAATAGTTGTTTTGGAGTATTACGTCCATTACGATGGATAGATAACTATAATCATCTTCCTGTACGTAGTGCTGTTGCCATAACTCTGGACAGAATTTTAGGTGATTTTTACTAA
- a CDS encoding ribonuclease HII, translating into MFQKKLKQQQIVVKQSLPITPHELVYDNLSLLTAGLDEVGRGCLAGPVVAGAVILPDTISIDGLADSKTISSNRRYILAKKIYETAISWGIGVVWPKEIDEINILQASLKAMAHAATVLKTFPELLLIDGNKAIPQKFFIQFGWNFLPIQHSIIKGDASIPAISAASIIAKTFRDTLMSKLDKRYPQYNFSKNKGYGSKTHREILQKIGPSPIHRMTFKGVTSH; encoded by the coding sequence GTGTTTCAAAAAAAATTAAAACAACAACAGATAGTTGTTAAACAAAGCTTACCAATAACTCCCCATGAGCTAGTATATGATAACTTATCTTTACTCACTGCAGGTCTTGATGAAGTTGGACGTGGATGCCTTGCTGGACCAGTTGTTGCTGGAGCAGTCATCTTACCAGACACTATATCAATAGATGGACTTGCTGATTCAAAAACAATCTCTTCTAACCGTCGATATATCCTTGCAAAAAAAATATATGAAACTGCTATTAGCTGGGGTATTGGAGTTGTTTGGCCAAAAGAAATAGACGAAATAAATATCTTACAAGCAAGTCTTAAAGCTATGGCTCATGCTGCAACTGTATTAAAAACTTTTCCAGAACTTCTTCTTATTGATGGCAACAAAGCTATACCTCAAAAATTTTTTATCCAATTTGGTTGGAACTTTTTACCAATACAACATTCTATCATTAAAGGGGATGCTAGTATTCCAGCCATATCAGCTGCTTCTATTATTGCAAAAACTTTTCGCGATACTTTAATGTCTAAACTTGATAAACGTTATCCTCAATATAATTTTTCTAAAAATAAAGGGTATGGCTCAAAAACACATCGAGAAATATTACAAAAAATTGGCCCTTCTCCTATTCACAGAATGACATTCAAAGGCGTCACTTCTCACTAG
- the tkt gene encoding transketolase: MEKNIPSRKELANVLRILTIDAVEKANSGHPGAPMGMADIAESLWRCFLKHNPSNPQWINRDRFILSNGHASMLLYGVLHLSGYDLSIDDIQNFRQLHSKTPGHPEYKCTPGVEVTTGPLGQGLAVAVGMAMAERLLATTFNREHFPIIDHYTYVFVGDGCLMEGISQEACSFAGTHHLGKLIVFYDNNGISIDGKVNKWFTDDTPARFNACGWHVIPNIDGHNAEAIDSAIILAKSITDKPTLICCNTIIGYGSPNKSNSQSSHGAPLGKSECDAVRTELHWKSEPFQIPEQIYKAWDCRKKGTMLENEWNELYSKYCSTYPELSSELERRIQHILPECWNSLTTSYLQEIEQNKIAIATRVASKNTLDIIAPCLPELIGGSADLSGSVGTIHSHTKYICNLSYDGNYLSYGVREFLMGSIMNGIALHGGFIPYGGTFLVFSDYAKAAIRLSAMMNQHVIWLLSHDSIGVGEDGPTHQPIEHISSLRLIPNLNVWRPCDAVETTIAWEKSIESQKTSCITLSRQPLTYQSRTKEQISNIQYGGYILYEPTKSPELILIATGSEVELAITSAIQLEKEGYAIRVVSMPCTSIFDSQPKEYKELVLPSTIRKRIAIEAAITDYWWKYVGFDGDVVGIDTFGESAPAQILFSHFGFTKEHIISKAKNLLQK, encoded by the coding sequence ATGGAAAAAAATATACCATCTCGTAAAGAATTAGCTAATGTCTTGCGTATCCTAACAATAGACGCTGTAGAAAAAGCCAACTCTGGACATCCTGGCGCACCTATGGGAATGGCTGATATTGCTGAATCACTATGGCGGTGCTTTCTTAAACATAATCCTTCTAATCCTCAATGGATTAATAGGGATCGTTTTATACTTTCTAATGGTCATGCTTCAATGCTGCTTTATGGAGTATTACACCTTTCTGGTTATGATTTATCAATAGATGATATTCAAAACTTTCGTCAGCTTCACTCTAAAACACCAGGCCATCCTGAATATAAATGTACACCAGGTGTAGAAGTAACAACTGGCCCATTAGGTCAAGGCTTAGCAGTAGCTGTTGGTATGGCAATGGCTGAACGTTTATTAGCTACAACATTTAATCGTGAACACTTTCCTATTATTGATCATTATACATATGTTTTTGTGGGCGATGGTTGTCTAATGGAAGGTATTTCTCAAGAAGCTTGTTCATTTGCTGGAACTCATCACCTTGGAAAGCTTATTGTTTTTTATGATAATAATGGTATTTCTATAGATGGAAAGGTTAATAAATGGTTTACTGATGATACACCTGCTCGATTTAATGCTTGTGGTTGGCATGTCATTCCTAATATCGATGGCCATAATGCAGAAGCTATTGATTCTGCCATAATACTTGCTAAAAGTATAACAGATAAACCTACACTTATTTGTTGTAATACAATCATAGGATATGGCTCTCCAAATAAATCAAATAGTCAAAGTTCACATGGTGCACCACTTGGAAAGAGTGAGTGTGATGCTGTTAGAACAGAATTACACTGGAAGTCAGAACCATTCCAAATCCCAGAACAAATATATAAAGCATGGGATTGCCGTAAAAAAGGAACTATGCTTGAAAATGAATGGAATGAACTCTATTCAAAATATTGTTCAACATACCCAGAACTTTCTTCTGAACTTGAAAGAAGAATACAACACATACTTCCTGAGTGCTGGAATTCGCTAACAACATCTTACTTACAAGAAATAGAACAAAATAAAATAGCTATAGCTACTCGAGTAGCTTCAAAAAACACTTTAGATATTATTGCTCCTTGCTTACCAGAGCTTATTGGAGGTTCTGCTGATTTATCTGGCTCAGTTGGAACAATCCATAGCCACACTAAGTATATCTGCAATTTATCATATGATGGAAACTATCTCTCATATGGAGTTCGTGAATTTCTTATGGGTTCAATCATGAATGGCATAGCGCTTCATGGAGGATTTATTCCTTATGGTGGAACGTTTTTAGTTTTTTCAGACTATGCAAAAGCTGCTATCCGCCTTTCAGCTATGATGAATCAGCATGTTATTTGGCTTCTTAGCCATGACTCAATTGGTGTTGGAGAAGATGGACCAACACATCAACCAATTGAACATATCAGTTCTCTTCGTCTTATTCCAAATCTTAATGTATGGAGACCTTGTGATGCTGTAGAAACAACTATAGCATGGGAAAAGTCTATTGAATCTCAAAAAACATCATGTATCACTTTAAGTAGACAACCACTTACTTATCAAAGTCGTACAAAAGAACAAATATCAAATATACAATATGGTGGATATATCTTATATGAACCCACAAAATCACCAGAGTTAATTCTTATTGCAACTGGCTCAGAAGTTGAACTAGCTATAACTTCAGCAATTCAATTAGAAAAAGAAGGGTATGCTATTCGAGTTGTTTCTATGCCATGTACATCCATTTTTGATTCACAACCAAAAGAATACAAAGAATTAGTGCTTCCAAGTACTATTCGAAAAAGAATTGCAATTGAAGCAGCTATAACTGACTATTGGTGGAAATATGTTGGATTTGATGGTGATGTTGTTGGTATAGACACATTTGGAGAGTCAGCTCCAGCCCAAATATTATTTTCTCATTTTGGCTTTACAAAAGAACATATTATTTCTAAAGCTAAAAACTTATTACAAAAATAG
- a CDS encoding YraN family protein: MKSCEIGQQGESAAALFLYNKGMSILERNWRKGRFEIDLVCQDIKTLVFVEVRTRKAKGMLLPEQTLTISKRCNIIHSAQLYLMDKKDWSMPCRFDVICIISKKTTLELEHYKNVFEFYEIMDSSNTSWQPW; this comes from the coding sequence ATGAAATCTTGTGAAATTGGACAACAAGGAGAATCTGCAGCTGCATTATTCCTATATAATAAAGGGATGAGTATTTTAGAACGTAATTGGAGAAAAGGTAGATTTGAAATTGATTTAGTTTGTCAAGATATCAAAACATTGGTATTTGTTGAAGTCAGAACTAGAAAAGCAAAAGGAATGCTACTACCTGAACAAACATTAACTATATCTAAACGTTGTAATATTATTCATAGCGCTCAGTTATATCTTATGGATAAAAAAGATTGGAGTATGCCTTGTCGATTTGATGTAATTTGTATTATATCAAAAAAAACAACCCTAGAATTGGAACACTATAAAAATGTCTTTGAATTCTACGAAATTATGGATAGTAGCAACACCTCTTGGCAACCCTGGTGA
- the rplS gene encoding 50S ribosomal protein L19, which translates to MDIFKKIEREQMRLDIPSFKSGDTIKVYFRIVEGEKERIQVFQGNVIRIHRGTTNATITVRKISDGVGVERIVPLHSPLVDHIEVVSEGRVRRSRLYYLRNLRGNAARIKPKKIY; encoded by the coding sequence ATGGACATTTTCAAAAAAATTGAACGTGAACAAATGCGACTAGATATTCCTAGTTTTAAATCAGGGGACACTATAAAAGTTTATTTTCGTATTGTAGAAGGGGAGAAAGAACGAATCCAAGTTTTTCAAGGAAATGTTATTCGTATTCATAGAGGTACAACCAATGCTACTATTACAGTCCGTAAAATATCTGACGGGGTAGGTGTTGAACGTATTGTTCCTCTTCATTCTCCTTTGGTTGATCATATAGAAGTCGTTAGTGAGGGACGTGTCCGTCGTAGTCGACTTTACTATCTTCGTAATCTTAGAGGGAATGCTGCACGCATTAAACCCAAAAAAATTTATTAA
- the smpB gene encoding SsrA-binding protein SmpB has translation MSAKKNSHLVFENRKARHLYDLLDFLEAGIVLTGPEVKSLRSGHASFQDSYVDFKQGEGYIVGLHIPPYNNAGYVIQNPDRPRKLLLHRQELKMLASKVEQKGLTIVPLKLYFKNRKVKTEIALAKGRKLYDHRNELKKRAEAMDIKRELAARHL, from the coding sequence ATGTCTGCTAAAAAAAATAGTCATCTTGTATTTGAAAATAGAAAAGCTAGACATCTTTATGATCTTCTTGATTTTCTTGAAGCAGGAATTGTTCTTACAGGCCCTGAAGTAAAAAGTTTACGATCAGGCCATGCAAGTTTTCAAGATAGTTATGTCGACTTTAAACAAGGTGAAGGATATATTGTAGGACTTCATATCCCTCCATATAATAATGCAGGTTATGTTATACAAAATCCTGATAGACCTCGAAAGTTACTTTTACATCGGCAAGAGTTGAAGATGTTAGCTTCAAAAGTAGAGCAAAAAGGACTTACAATAGTACCATTAAAGCTATACTTTAAAAATAGAAAAGTAAAAACAGAAATTGCATTGGCTAAAGGACGAAAGTTATATGATCATCGTAACGAACTAAAAAAACGTGCAGAAGCTATGGATATTAAACGTGAGTTAGCTGCTCGTCATTTATAA
- the rsmI gene encoding 16S rRNA (cytidine(1402)-2'-O)-methyltransferase encodes MSLNSTKLWIVATPLGNPGDLSIRAKSVLESVDIVLAEDTRRAGLLCQHCNIVVKKFLSFHDHNEEKKLKPLLTMLSSGKTLALISDAGMPIISDPGYCLVNACRKASIPVSVVPGPSAPITALVGSGIIPHPFTFLGFLPRDFIEQEKIFSSFIMLSHTLVFFERKNRLINTLKNAYTVLGNREVCIARELTKLHEEFLFFNLGEEVTFKNLLGELTVIISPPKEKHITEHSILYKIITEEKKYGGTAREVAKRVQTRTMGWTTKQIYSIITSRS; translated from the coding sequence ATGTCTTTGAATTCTACGAAATTATGGATAGTAGCAACACCTCTTGGCAACCCTGGTGATTTGTCTATTCGTGCAAAATCTGTATTAGAATCTGTTGATATTGTCCTTGCTGAAGATACAAGACGTGCTGGATTGCTTTGTCAGCATTGTAATATAGTAGTTAAAAAATTTCTTAGTTTTCATGATCATAACGAAGAAAAAAAACTTAAACCTCTTCTTACAATGTTATCTAGTGGGAAAACGTTAGCCTTAATTTCTGATGCAGGTATGCCAATTATAAGTGATCCTGGATATTGTTTAGTAAATGCCTGTAGAAAAGCTTCAATACCAGTTTCAGTAGTTCCAGGTCCTTCAGCACCAATAACTGCTCTTGTAGGTTCTGGAATTATACCACATCCTTTTACATTTTTAGGATTTTTGCCTAGAGATTTCATAGAACAAGAAAAAATTTTTTCTTCATTTATTATGCTGTCACACACACTCGTTTTTTTTGAACGTAAAAATCGATTAATTAATACATTAAAAAATGCTTATACAGTCCTTGGTAATAGAGAAGTATGTATTGCTCGAGAGCTTACCAAACTACATGAAGAATTTCTTTTTTTTAACCTTGGAGAAGAAGTTACATTTAAAAACTTACTAGGTGAACTTACTGTTATTATTAGTCCTCCAAAAGAAAAACATATAACAGAACACAGCATATTATATAAAATAATAACAGAAGAAAAAAAATATGGTGGGACAGCTCGTGAAGTTGCTAAAAGAGTACAAACACGTACAATGGGCTGGACGACAAAGCAGATTTACAGCATCATTACATCAAGGAGCTAA